The sequence CGCAGTGAAACCTTTTATCTTATCCAACTGGTTTTCTTCAGCCAACTGAACGAAATAACTCACATTCTGCTTTGAGATGATATCACCTTGCGCCGCCATGGCAATAAGCCTTTGAAGAACCGTCTGGGCCTTGTATACTGCGTCACTGTAGCCCACAACTCTTATTTCGTTGTCCCTTGAAATAATTTTTACATTAAAAGCGTCCTCAATTATATTAATATTTTCGTCAAAGTTCCCAAAAAGGTTCATAGCATGTTCAATCCTGTCAAATTCCAAAGAAACTTCCACAAGACTTTCCAATCATTCTCCTCCATTCTCTTTTGCTACTCCAATATCCTCCAGGCATTCTATAATAACATCCGCAATAATTTCCCCATTTTCATTCTCAATAAAATTAACCCTTTTGTCAACTATCGTGGCACCTTCGGGGATATTTTCCGCGGCTTTCCTGTATGCAATGCCTGCGGCATTCTCTTTTGCATCTTCCAAAGAAATATCGGCCTCCACCAAATCATTTTCATAATATCTTTCAATAACAAGCCCAAAGGGCAGAACAAATTCTTCACCTATTGAAAGATTCTTTTTTATTTCCACCTTTTCAAAATCTTTAAAATCTATCTCTTTATGAAACAAATTAATTTTTTTCGAAAACAAAACCAAAGTTACATTGTCCTTTTTTCTGCCGGTCCTTATTTTTTCAACGGCTTTAAGCTCTACCGGCTGCCTTCCTTCATACCATGTCCTGGCAAGAACTTCCGCCATCGCATGCACTCTTTTTGGGTTGTCTTCAGCTCCCTTTATCGGTATGCTTCCCGATACAAGAAGCTGTCCCTTTTTTACCGTGTCTCCCTCCTTGACCTGCGCCTGGCCAATCTTGACAATGACGGACTTTATTACGCCGTCCTTCTTGGCCACAATATCGCAGGGCACATTCAAAGGTATAATCGAAGGACGCTTGACACCCTCGGCCACTTCCACTTTTACTTTTGTACCTCTTACCAGCACATTCACATAGGAAAGCCCGTCTATGTCCAAAATCACACCGTTTGCAACTTCCTCGGGGTTTATCCTGTATTTAAGCACTCCGGGCTTTACCCCGTATTTTTCAAGGCATTTTAAAATACCGTCCGTTTCAATCTTTTTATTACCGACAACTTCAACACTCCACACAAAGGATGTCATTATATAAAATAACACAACAAATACTGCGGCACCAAGTAAAAAAGTTTTCCTGTGCCGGTATCTGTTTAGCAAAAAAGGCAAGCCTCTTTTTTCAAGTATCTTTACCCTGCAGCCCGTCTTTTTTGCCACGGGCTTTAACATCTTAAAGCCCCGGATGCTGACTTTGAGCGTCATTTTGCTGTTTCTGTCCCTTTGGATATCCCACAGCAAAATTTGTCTTCTGGTACATATATTCACAAACTTCTCCAGGAAATATCCT comes from Acetivibrio thermocellus ATCC 27405 and encodes:
- the yqfD gene encoding sporulation protein YqfD; this translates as MLIFRLWNYIRGYVIIFVEGYFLEKFVNICTRRQILLWDIQRDRNSKMTLKVSIRGFKMLKPVAKKTGCRVKILEKRGLPFLLNRYRHRKTFLLGAAVFVVLFYIMTSFVWSVEVVGNKKIETDGILKCLEKYGVKPGVLKYRINPEEVANGVILDIDGLSYVNVLVRGTKVKVEVAEGVKRPSIIPLNVPCDIVAKKDGVIKSVIVKIGQAQVKEGDTVKKGQLLVSGSIPIKGAEDNPKRVHAMAEVLARTWYEGRQPVELKAVEKIRTGRKKDNVTLVLFSKKINLFHKEIDFKDFEKVEIKKNLSIGEEFVLPFGLVIERYYENDLVEADISLEDAKENAAGIAYRKAAENIPEGATIVDKRVNFIENENGEIIADVIIECLEDIGVAKENGGE